A genomic segment from Verrucomicrobiaceae bacterium encodes:
- the surE gene encoding 5'/3'-nucleotidase SurE, producing MLVLLTNDDGIDAPGLAAAEQAVRSLGWRAVIVAPDTEKSMCGHRVTTHSPLSVETRAADRFAVQGTPADCVRIALFALDLRPDLVLSGINAGGNMGQDLVISGTVAAAREAAYHGLPSIALSHYLKRGLEVDWPRTATWAATILGELHHATKAPRSFWNINFPHLPAGEAALPPRIRCEPAKSPLNVSFARREDTGGLSFDYTASYAERPRDPGSDVQACFADQVAISLISI from the coding sequence ATGCTCGTCCTTCTCACCAATGACGACGGCATCGACGCTCCTGGGCTCGCGGCGGCTGAACAGGCCGTCCGCTCACTCGGGTGGCGTGCCGTCATCGTCGCTCCAGACACAGAAAAATCCATGTGTGGCCATCGCGTCACCACGCACAGCCCCCTCAGCGTCGAGACGCGTGCGGCGGACCGTTTTGCCGTGCAGGGCACCCCAGCCGACTGCGTGCGCATCGCCCTCTTCGCGCTCGATCTGCGGCCCGATCTCGTTTTGAGCGGCATCAATGCCGGCGGCAATATGGGGCAGGACCTCGTCATCTCCGGCACCGTCGCCGCAGCACGCGAGGCCGCCTACCATGGCCTGCCCAGCATCGCGCTCTCGCATTATCTGAAGCGCGGCCTTGAGGTCGATTGGCCGCGCACCGCCACATGGGCCGCGACCATCCTGGGCGAGCTGCATCATGCCACCAAGGCCCCACGCAGCTTCTGGAACATCAATTTCCCCCACCTCCCAGCCGGAGAGGCCGCCCTACCACCGCGCATCCGCTGTGAGCCCGCCAAATCGCCGCTCAATGTCTCCTTCGCACGTCGGGAAGACACGGGAGGCCTCTCCTTTGACTACACCGCATCCTATGCTGAGAGGCCGCGTGATCCCGGCTCCGATGTGCAGGCCTGCTTTGCCGATCAAGTCGCCATCTCGCTGATCAGCATCTGA
- a CDS encoding MFS transporter, producing the protein MPQHADNARLFIWFRVFFNCRFYYPVFTVLFLDLGLSLGEFAALNVVWALTSVILEVPSGALADRFGRRPLVIAAAVLMLLEMTVLMLMPAGRHDLIWWLFVLNRILSGAAEACASGADEALAYDSLPEAERESRWPSIMSHLSRAMALGFVVSSITGSVLYDHIHLSAWIGHAVPKELSMKLPVLLCLCSAIACLITSLRMSEHWIVPAKAPLMASIRQTWGSIWQAGSWVWRTQTVFALILIGIVFDSIIRLFLTVTSNFYRLVGIEEYWFGIISTAVSLLGLLSASWMEKSTRSFSMRTNFTALALVVLGGLFAVAHPSQGWLGVLFAVPLLMSIRFLHFFLSHYLNAAVDSARRATVLSFRGLAINLAYGGLTLLFGWHIGHLAREKNLHADDLAVFSASLRFWPWWFAGTLAAALAFLWLKPKKGLNTPPAP; encoded by the coding sequence ATGCCGCAGCACGCTGACAACGCACGCCTCTTCATCTGGTTCCGCGTGTTTTTTAACTGCCGGTTCTACTACCCGGTCTTCACGGTGCTGTTTCTCGATCTCGGACTCAGTCTGGGGGAATTCGCCGCGCTCAATGTCGTGTGGGCACTCACCAGCGTCATCCTGGAGGTGCCCAGCGGAGCCCTGGCAGATCGCTTTGGCCGTAGGCCGCTCGTCATCGCCGCCGCCGTGCTCATGCTGCTGGAAATGACTGTGCTCATGCTCATGCCAGCAGGTCGGCATGATCTCATCTGGTGGCTCTTTGTGCTCAATCGCATCCTCAGTGGCGCTGCGGAGGCCTGCGCCAGCGGCGCTGATGAAGCCCTGGCCTACGACTCACTGCCAGAGGCAGAGCGAGAGTCCCGCTGGCCGAGCATCATGTCCCATCTCTCACGGGCGATGGCTCTGGGCTTCGTCGTCAGCTCCATCACTGGCTCTGTGCTCTATGATCACATCCATCTCAGCGCCTGGATCGGTCACGCCGTGCCAAAGGAGCTCTCCATGAAGCTGCCCGTGCTGCTCTGCCTATGCAGCGCCATCGCCTGCCTCATCACCTCACTCCGCATGTCAGAGCACTGGATAGTACCTGCCAAAGCACCGCTCATGGCCTCCATCCGCCAGACATGGGGCTCGATCTGGCAGGCTGGCAGTTGGGTATGGCGCACGCAGACCGTCTTCGCCCTCATCCTCATCGGCATCGTCTTTGACAGCATCATCCGCCTCTTTTTGACCGTCACGAGCAACTTTTACCGCCTCGTCGGCATCGAGGAATATTGGTTTGGCATCATCAGCACCGCCGTCTCGCTTCTCGGGCTCCTTTCCGCCTCGTGGATGGAAAAAAGCACCCGCAGCTTCTCCATGCGGACCAATTTCACCGCACTCGCGCTCGTCGTCCTCGGTGGCCTATTCGCCGTCGCACATCCATCGCAGGGCTGGCTCGGTGTTTTGTTCGCCGTGCCGCTGCTCATGAGCATCCGCTTCCTGCACTTCTTTCTCTCGCATTATCTCAATGCCGCCGTGGACAGTGCTCGCCGCGCCACGGTGCTGAGTTTTCGCGGATTGGCCATCAATCTGGCCTACGGCGGCCTCACGCTGCTTTTTGGCTGGCACATCGGCCACCTCGCTCGCGAGAAAAATCTCCATGCAGACGATTTAGCCGTCTTTTCCGCCTCGCTGCGTTTTTGGCCCTGGTGGTTCGCAGGCACCCTCGCCGCCGCATTGGCCTTTCTGTGGCTGAAACCGAAAAAAGGCCTCAATACGCCACCAGCGCCGTGA
- a CDS encoding ABC-F family ATP-binding cassette domain-containing protein, which yields MLTLRNVTKTFNARTLFSGANMTINHGDRVALVGPNGAGKSTLFSLILKSDTSDSGEVTRDEWTTVGFLPQECEPVGEETVLEVSTGKAGEIELLEKQLSDFEAAGDVSSPEYFEAHAKHDALQDPQAEAKAKRILKGLGYLESDFSRPAREFSGGWIMRAHMARLLVMEPDLLLLDEPTNHLDLMSLMWFRNYLKNYAGAILMISHDRDFMDELVQNVYEIEESKLIEYQGNYSDYLRQREENYERAMVTWKNQQKEIEAMQEFIDRFRSVASKAAQAQSRERQLEKMEKLDKPRPLRKGFRFNFPQPQRSGQRIITLSNIDQAYGTKQVYSGLDLEIERGDRTVLVGPNGAGKSTLIKLLAGEIPFQKGERKLGTNLKFGYFSQHRADTLDPDCSVLDELKRVSPEIREDEARSILGSFLFKREDVHKKCKVLSGGEKSRLNLVKFLVDPPNLLLMDEPTTHLDIWAIEGLILALQKYEGTLVFISHDVHFIRSLATKVIHINSGKLITYSGDYDYYLEKTGAEENARAAVIAG from the coding sequence ATGCTCACCCTACGCAACGTCACCAAGACCTTCAACGCCCGCACCCTCTTCAGCGGAGCGAACATGACGATCAACCACGGCGACCGTGTCGCCCTCGTCGGGCCAAACGGCGCAGGTAAATCCACGCTCTTCTCCCTCATCCTCAAAAGCGACACCTCAGATTCCGGTGAAGTCACCCGGGATGAATGGACCACCGTCGGCTTTCTGCCCCAGGAGTGCGAGCCCGTCGGCGAAGAGACCGTCCTAGAAGTCTCCACCGGCAAAGCGGGCGAAATCGAGCTCCTGGAGAAGCAGCTCAGCGACTTCGAGGCCGCAGGCGACGTCTCCAGCCCCGAGTACTTCGAAGCGCACGCCAAGCACGATGCCCTCCAGGACCCCCAAGCCGAAGCAAAGGCCAAACGCATCCTCAAAGGCCTAGGCTACCTGGAAAGCGACTTCAGCAGACCTGCACGCGAGTTCAGCGGCGGCTGGATCATGCGTGCCCACATGGCGCGGCTGCTCGTGATGGAGCCAGATCTGCTCCTGCTCGATGAGCCGACGAACCATCTCGACCTCATGTCCCTCATGTGGTTCCGCAATTACCTCAAAAACTACGCCGGAGCCATCCTCATGATCTCCCATGACCGCGACTTCATGGATGAGCTGGTGCAAAATGTGTACGAGATCGAAGAGAGCAAACTCATCGAATACCAGGGCAACTACAGCGACTACCTGCGCCAGCGTGAAGAGAACTACGAGCGTGCCATGGTGACCTGGAAGAACCAGCAGAAGGAAATCGAGGCCATGCAGGAGTTCATCGACCGCTTCCGCTCCGTCGCATCAAAGGCGGCGCAGGCCCAGAGCCGCGAGCGCCAGCTCGAAAAGATGGAGAAGCTCGATAAACCGCGTCCTTTGCGCAAAGGCTTCCGCTTCAACTTCCCGCAGCCGCAGCGTAGTGGACAGCGCATCATCACCCTGAGCAATATCGACCAAGCCTACGGCACCAAGCAGGTGTACAGCGGCCTGGATCTCGAAATCGAGCGCGGAGACCGCACCGTGCTCGTCGGCCCGAACGGCGCCGGCAAATCCACCCTCATCAAGCTCCTCGCTGGCGAGATTCCCTTTCAGAAAGGTGAGCGCAAACTCGGCACCAATCTCAAATTCGGCTACTTCTCCCAGCACCGCGCAGACACGCTCGACCCCGATTGCAGCGTCTTGGATGAACTCAAACGCGTCTCACCGGAAATCCGCGAGGATGAGGCCCGCAGCATCCTCGGCAGCTTTTTGTTCAAGCGTGAAGACGTGCACAAGAAGTGCAAAGTGCTCTCCGGTGGTGAAAAAAGCCGCCTCAACCTCGTGAAGTTCCTCGTCGATCCGCCGAATCTTCTGCTCATGGACGAGCCCACCACCCATCTCGACATCTGGGCCATCGAGGGCCTCATCCTCGCCCTCCAGAAGTATGAAGGCACCCTCGTCTTCATCAGTCACGACGTGCACTTCATCCGCAGCCTCGCCACCAAGGTCATCCACATCAATTCTGGCAAGCTCATCACCTACAGCGGCGACTACGACTACTACCTCGAAAAAACCGGTGCTGAAGAAAACGCCCGCGCCGCAGTCATCGCGGGATAA
- a CDS encoding DUF1080 domain-containing protein: MKSTLLFSAALFSFCLTSHAEEAWTTLFDGKTLTGWEQHSGTAEYRVQDGAIVGKTVPNTGNSFLCTAKKYSNFILEVEFKVDASMNSGIQFRSNYYTQETEVEIAGKMKIFPADRVHGYQFEIDPSARAYTGGVYDEGRRGWLKDLKDNEAARKAFKQGEWNTARIECRGSSIKTFVNGVPAADFTDDLTAEGVIALQVHGIGKKAEAVGKEVMWRNIRIQELK, from the coding sequence ATGAAATCTACGCTTCTTTTCTCTGCTGCTCTTTTCTCGTTCTGCCTCACCTCCCATGCTGAAGAGGCTTGGACGACTCTCTTTGATGGCAAAACACTAACGGGCTGGGAGCAGCATAGCGGGACGGCGGAGTATCGCGTGCAGGATGGTGCCATCGTGGGGAAAACGGTGCCGAATACGGGCAATTCATTCCTCTGCACGGCGAAGAAGTACTCGAATTTCATCCTGGAGGTGGAGTTCAAGGTCGATGCGTCGATGAACTCGGGCATCCAGTTCCGTAGCAATTATTACACGCAGGAGACGGAGGTGGAGATCGCGGGCAAGATGAAGATATTTCCTGCGGACCGTGTGCATGGCTATCAGTTTGAGATCGACCCGAGTGCTCGTGCCTATACGGGTGGCGTGTATGACGAGGGCCGCCGTGGCTGGCTGAAAGACCTCAAAGATAACGAGGCTGCTCGGAAGGCGTTCAAGCAGGGAGAATGGAACACGGCCCGCATTGAGTGCCGTGGCAGCAGCATCAAGACTTTCGTCAATGGTGTGCCTGCGGCTGACTTCACGGATGATTTGACGGCTGAGGGCGTGATCGCGCTACAGGTGCATGGCATTGGCAAAAAAGCCGAGGCCGTGGGCAAAGAGGTGATGTGGCGGAATATCCGCATCCAGGAGCTGAAATAA
- a CDS encoding ADP-ribosylglycohydrolase family protein produces MTSLSILGSLLGTAVGDSLGLPYEGLSRSRVRVFGAIRHRLVLGRGMFSDDTEHTLMLAAALKAHSNDLAAFQRAFAWKLRWWLLGLPAGVGLSTAKAILRLWIGFPPHKSGVRSAGNGAAMRSAIVGAFWANDEARRREFALAACRITHTDPRAEESALLVAEAAAMAANGLPSDGVISALESLITSAEMKSRFEALKRGLEAKTTVLDYAASIGCGRGVSGFAPNTVAVALYAWLRHRGDFQSALRTVIECGGDTDTVAAITGGICGAETGPEGISDAWIDGICDWPRSVSHIREVAAALADASKPMPKVFWPFVLLRNVCFLALVLTHGFRRLLPPY; encoded by the coding sequence ATGACTTCCCTTTCCATCCTCGGCTCCCTGCTCGGCACCGCTGTCGGCGATTCGTTGGGACTTCCATATGAGGGCCTGTCGCGTAGCCGCGTGCGTGTCTTTGGCGCGATCCGGCATCGGCTGGTGCTGGGGCGTGGCATGTTCAGCGATGACACAGAGCACACGCTGATGCTGGCAGCGGCATTGAAGGCACACAGCAATGACTTAGCGGCTTTTCAGCGTGCTTTTGCATGGAAACTGCGATGGTGGTTGCTGGGGCTGCCCGCAGGGGTGGGGCTGAGCACGGCGAAGGCGATTTTGCGGCTCTGGATCGGTTTTCCGCCACACAAGTCCGGCGTGCGTTCGGCCGGGAACGGCGCGGCGATGCGCAGCGCCATCGTGGGTGCCTTTTGGGCTAATGACGAGGCGAGAAGGCGAGAGTTCGCTCTCGCCGCCTGCCGCATCACGCATACCGATCCGCGAGCAGAGGAATCCGCGCTTTTGGTCGCTGAAGCCGCAGCGATGGCGGCCAATGGCCTTCCGAGTGACGGGGTGATTTCCGCGCTGGAATCTCTCATTACGAGCGCGGAGATGAAAAGCCGCTTTGAGGCTCTCAAACGCGGTTTGGAGGCAAAAACGACCGTTCTGGATTATGCGGCGTCCATCGGCTGCGGACGCGGCGTGAGCGGTTTTGCGCCAAACACCGTCGCGGTGGCACTTTACGCGTGGTTGAGGCATCGCGGTGATTTCCAATCAGCCTTGCGGACTGTCATCGAATGCGGAGGTGACACCGATACCGTCGCTGCCATCACCGGAGGCATCTGCGGAGCAGAAACCGGCCCGGAAGGAATCTCAGATGCATGGATCGACGGCATCTGCGACTGGCCTCGGAGTGTGTCGCATATCCGCGAGGTCGCGGCAGCACTGGCGGACGCCTCCAAGCCAATGCCGAAGGTCTTTTGGCCTTTCGTGCTGCTGCGAAATGTGTGTTTCCTCGCCCTCGTCCTGACGCATGGCTTCCGCCGCCTACTGCCGCCGTATTGA
- the tnpA gene encoding IS200/IS605 family transposase, with translation MPQSLAQNYLHLVFSTKDRTPCLSAEVQPRLHAYLAGTLNAIDCPALVVGGMPDHVHVLFRLSRTVTLADAVKAAKVESSKWMKQEGGEPHFAWQGGYGAFSVSASQVETVTHYIRNQAEHHRTKTFQDEFRKLLEHYQINYNEAYVWD, from the coding sequence ATGCCGCAATCGCTCGCCCAAAATTACCTTCATCTGGTCTTTTCCACAAAGGATCGGACACCATGCCTATCTGCTGAGGTCCAACCTCGACTTCACGCATACCTCGCAGGAACTCTGAATGCTATCGACTGTCCAGCGCTGGTCGTTGGCGGCATGCCGGATCATGTGCATGTGCTATTTCGTTTGTCCCGCACCGTAACACTCGCGGATGCGGTAAAGGCCGCGAAGGTGGAGTCCTCCAAATGGATGAAGCAGGAAGGCGGCGAGCCGCATTTCGCCTGGCAGGGCGGTTATGGTGCTTTTTCAGTGAGTGCGTCACAGGTGGAGACGGTGACGCACTACATCCGCAACCAAGCGGAGCATCACAGGACAAAGACGTTTCAAGATGAGTTTCGGAAGCTCCTGGAGCACTACCAAATCAACTACAACGAGGCTTATGTGTGGGATTGA
- a CDS encoding ADP-ribosylglycohydrolase family protein, whose translation MNPSPTNERLQRALLSLDGLSVGDAFGQSFFFVTPVTADQRLEGRFIPPPPWFYTDDTVMAKSIVRSLNAHQSIQCEWLAQAFAEEYRRETDRGYGGTARGILQAIGEGVPWQEAAGRVFDGEGSCGNGGAMRAAPIGAYFADDLQKLIAEARKSAAVTHAHEDGQTGAIAVALAAAWIVDQFDAAKASGMRLIEFVLANLPQTETYWRLKKALTLPLELSPKTAALILGNGSQVVSSDTVPFCLWCASRHLNDYPEALWQAVSVHGDMDTNCAIIGSLVALATGRAGIPAEWLASRENLNLECACDSLSPKGASQQSPGQARVASAALGNPPPDE comes from the coding sequence ATGAATCCATCTCCAACCAATGAGAGACTCCAGCGAGCCTTGTTATCCCTAGACGGCCTTTCCGTCGGAGATGCGTTCGGGCAGAGCTTTTTCTTTGTGACGCCAGTAACCGCCGATCAGCGGCTGGAGGGACGATTCATCCCGCCACCGCCATGGTTCTACACGGACGACACTGTCATGGCGAAATCCATCGTGCGCAGTCTGAATGCTCATCAGTCCATCCAGTGCGAGTGGCTGGCCCAGGCTTTCGCCGAGGAGTATCGCCGTGAAACAGATCGAGGCTATGGCGGCACGGCACGCGGCATCTTGCAGGCCATTGGCGAGGGCGTTCCCTGGCAGGAGGCTGCGGGCCGCGTTTTCGATGGCGAAGGCTCCTGCGGCAACGGCGGCGCGATGCGTGCGGCTCCCATCGGCGCTTACTTTGCCGATGACCTTCAAAAACTCATCGCCGAGGCCCGGAAATCCGCCGCTGTGACTCATGCTCATGAAGACGGGCAAACCGGAGCCATCGCCGTCGCCCTGGCAGCCGCCTGGATCGTGGATCAATTCGATGCCGCCAAGGCTTCCGGCATGCGCCTGATCGAATTCGTGCTCGCGAACCTGCCGCAAACAGAAACGTATTGGCGGCTCAAAAAGGCCCTCACACTCCCGCTTGAGTTGTCGCCTAAGACAGCGGCACTCATCCTCGGAAACGGCTCGCAGGTCGTGTCATCCGATACCGTGCCCTTCTGCCTTTGGTGTGCCAGCCGCCATCTCAACGACTACCCCGAGGCCCTGTGGCAGGCCGTCAGCGTCCACGGCGATATGGACACCAACTGCGCCATAATCGGCAGCCTCGTCGCCCTCGCCACCGGCCGCGCCGGCATTCCGGCCGAGTGGTTGGCCTCGCGTGAAAACCTTAATTTGGAATGCGCATGCGACAGCCTCAGCCCCAAAGGGGCATCACAACAAAGCCCAGGGCAAGCCCGCGTAGCGAGCGCCGCCCTGGGTAATCCGCCACCCGATGAATGA
- a CDS encoding NUDIX hydrolase codes for MSHTYQYPRAALTVDCVVFGFDGGELQALLIRRGLPPFKDKWALPGGFVRVEETLDDAARRELEEETGLKTDFLEQLYTFGTVKRDPRERVVSVAYFALVKPSIVTAATNAAEAKWFPISDLPPLAFDHADILATALTRLRGKLTYQPIGFELLPPKFTLTQLQRLYEAVLGQELDKRNFRKKALSYDLLIPLKEKHQEGPHRPAQLFRFDPVKYEKLKKKGFLFEI; via the coding sequence ATGTCTCACACTTACCAATACCCACGCGCCGCACTCACCGTTGATTGCGTTGTCTTCGGCTTCGACGGTGGTGAATTGCAGGCCCTCCTCATCCGTCGCGGCCTTCCGCCCTTCAAAGACAAGTGGGCGCTGCCTGGCGGCTTTGTCCGCGTCGAGGAAACGCTCGATGACGCCGCCCGCCGCGAGCTGGAGGAGGAGACAGGCCTCAAAACCGACTTCTTGGAGCAGCTCTACACCTTCGGCACCGTGAAGCGTGATCCGCGAGAACGCGTCGTCAGCGTCGCCTACTTCGCCCTCGTCAAACCCAGCATCGTCACCGCCGCCACCAATGCCGCCGAGGCCAAATGGTTCCCCATCAGCGACCTCCCGCCCCTCGCCTTCGACCACGCCGACATCCTCGCCACCGCCCTCACCCGCCTGCGCGGCAAGCTCACCTACCAGCCCATTGGCTTCGAACTCCTGCCCCCGAAATTCACCCTCACCCAGCTCCAGCGCCTCTACGAGGCCGTGCTCGGCCAAGAACTCGACAAACGCAACTTCCGCAAAAAAGCCCTCAGCTACGACCTCCTCATCCCCCTCAAAGAAAAGCATCAAGAAGGCCCCCACCGCCCCGCGCAGCTCTTTCGCTTCGATCCCGTGAAGTATGAAAAGCTGAAGAAGAAGGGCTTCCTGTTTGAGATATGA
- a CDS encoding mandelate racemase/muconate lactonizing enzyme family protein has protein sequence MRTRFPFKYGIASMTALPHVFVNAEMVVDGREVTGVSSEGLPPKWFTKDPLTPFELDLAEMVAVLQNASRIGRLAAERETDFFAWWRDLYAEQRSWAAVRQCAGLLANLGVSMVERAVLDGLCKAAQRPLHALMRAGELRIDLGAVRGELSGMQVTDVIERVPLAVVQARHTIGLGDPLRACEVPEAEKMADGLPHGLDESIRTYGLRFFKIKVCGRPEVDLPRLRQIAAILTEECREGFSATLDGNEQFEDLAAFREFYAVLSAEAALRPLFANLLFIEQPLHRSVALRDDVAALREWRDGPGVIIDESDGSLDDLPRALELGYRGTSHKNCKGVVKGLANAALLKRHAGCVLSGEDLANQGPVALLQDLAVMALLGVRHVERNGHHYFRGLSMFAPEVQAAVLESHAGLYGRHAEGFPVLRIEKGALDLRSVNAAPFGCGFPLSMEGFEPLDGWIKRGGMGEV, from the coding sequence ATGCGGACGCGTTTTCCATTTAAATATGGGATCGCGAGTATGACGGCGCTGCCGCATGTGTTTGTGAATGCGGAGATGGTGGTGGATGGCCGTGAGGTGACGGGGGTGAGTAGCGAGGGGCTGCCGCCAAAGTGGTTCACGAAAGATCCGCTGACGCCGTTCGAGCTGGATTTGGCGGAGATGGTGGCGGTGTTGCAGAATGCGTCACGCATCGGGCGACTGGCGGCGGAGCGGGAGACGGATTTTTTTGCGTGGTGGCGTGATTTGTATGCAGAGCAGCGGAGCTGGGCGGCGGTGCGGCAGTGTGCGGGGCTGCTGGCGAATCTGGGGGTGAGTATGGTGGAGCGGGCGGTGCTGGATGGGCTGTGCAAGGCGGCGCAGAGGCCGCTGCATGCGCTGATGCGTGCTGGGGAGCTGCGGATCGACCTAGGGGCGGTGCGCGGTGAGCTGAGCGGGATGCAGGTGACGGATGTGATCGAGAGGGTGCCGCTGGCGGTGGTGCAGGCGCGGCACACGATCGGGCTGGGTGATCCGCTGCGGGCCTGTGAGGTGCCGGAGGCGGAAAAAATGGCCGATGGACTGCCGCATGGGCTGGATGAGTCGATCCGGACCTATGGTTTGCGCTTTTTTAAGATCAAGGTGTGTGGTCGGCCGGAGGTGGATTTACCAAGGTTGAGGCAAATTGCGGCGATTTTGACGGAGGAGTGCCGTGAGGGCTTTTCGGCGACTTTGGATGGAAATGAGCAATTTGAGGATCTGGCGGCTTTTCGTGAGTTTTATGCGGTTTTGAGCGCGGAGGCAGCTTTGAGGCCGTTGTTCGCGAATCTGCTGTTCATCGAGCAGCCGCTGCATCGGTCGGTGGCGCTGCGGGATGATGTGGCGGCGCTGCGGGAGTGGCGTGATGGGCCAGGGGTGATCATTGATGAGAGTGATGGCTCTCTGGATGATTTACCGCGTGCGCTGGAGCTGGGCTATCGCGGTACGAGCCATAAGAACTGCAAAGGCGTCGTGAAAGGTCTGGCGAATGCGGCGCTGCTGAAGCGGCATGCGGGCTGCGTGCTGAGTGGCGAGGATCTGGCGAATCAGGGGCCAGTGGCGCTGCTGCAGGATCTGGCGGTGATGGCGCTGCTGGGTGTGCGGCATGTGGAGCGCAATGGGCACCACTATTTCCGCGGGCTGAGTATGTTTGCGCCGGAGGTGCAGGCGGCCGTTTTGGAGTCGCATGCGGGGCTGTATGGCCGACATGCGGAGGGTTTTCCCGTGCTGCGTATCGAAAAGGGTGCGCTGGATCTGCGGTCGGTGAATGCGGCTCCGTTTGGCTGCGGCTTTCCGCTTTCGATGGAGGGGTTTGAGCCGCTGGATGGGTGGATCAAGCGTGGGGGGATGGGGGAGGTGTGA
- the prmC gene encoding peptide chain release factor N(5)-glutamine methyltransferase, with protein sequence MSAAAPAKSLLEILQTGTAYLTKRGIDEARLNMEHLLAHVLECRRLDLYLRFGESLAEPSLTTLRDLLRRRGEGEPLQHLLGSVEFQGHDFICDHRALIPRPETDTLCELVLKALSGRRPQRILDMGTGSGCIGISLALATGSPTTLADVSEDALDLARLNVSRLAPTHSIQAVRSDLFEKITGRYDLLIANLPYIPHAEIRTLSPEVRRDPHLALDGGPIGTEIVFRFLETAPAHLEADALLALELAHDQAPAVIAKAQSLGYRDAHSATDLVGIPRFVLATAPIPQEPSPEIEIDNQQETENSEPRTGNRELTPPPSPHA encoded by the coding sequence GTGTCCGCCGCCGCCCCAGCCAAATCACTCCTCGAAATCCTCCAGACTGGCACCGCCTACCTCACCAAGCGCGGCATCGACGAAGCACGGCTCAATATGGAGCACCTCCTCGCCCATGTGCTCGAATGCCGCAGGCTCGATCTCTACCTCCGCTTTGGTGAATCGCTCGCAGAGCCCAGCCTCACCACCCTGCGGGATCTACTCCGCCGCCGCGGCGAGGGCGAGCCCCTCCAGCACCTCCTCGGCAGTGTCGAGTTCCAGGGGCATGACTTCATCTGCGATCACCGTGCCCTCATCCCACGCCCAGAGACCGATACCCTCTGCGAGCTCGTCTTGAAGGCCCTCTCCGGCCGCCGCCCCCAGCGCATCCTCGACATGGGCACCGGCTCCGGCTGCATCGGCATCTCCCTCGCACTCGCCACCGGCTCTCCCACCACCCTCGCCGATGTCAGCGAAGACGCACTCGACCTCGCCCGGCTCAATGTCAGTCGCCTCGCTCCCACCCACAGCATCCAGGCCGTGCGCAGTGATCTCTTTGAGAAAATCACCGGGCGCTATGACCTGCTCATCGCCAATCTGCCCTACATCCCCCACGCCGAGATCCGCACCCTCAGCCCCGAAGTCCGGCGTGATCCTCACCTCGCCCTCGATGGCGGCCCCATCGGCACCGAAATCGTCTTCCGCTTCCTAGAGACCGCCCCAGCGCATCTCGAAGCCGATGCCCTCCTCGCCCTCGAGCTCGCCCACGACCAAGCCCCCGCCGTCATCGCCAAAGCCCAATCCCTCGGCTACCGCGATGCCCACAGCGCCACCGACCTCGTCGGCATCCCCCGCTTCGTCCTCGCCACCGCCCCCATCCCCCAAGAACCAAGCCCCGAGATCGAAATCGACAACCAACAGGAAACTGAGAACAGTGAACCGCGAACTGGGAACCGCGAACTCACACCTCCCCCATCCCCCCACGCTTGA